A single region of the Betta splendens chromosome 12, fBetSpl5.4, whole genome shotgun sequence genome encodes:
- the ythdc2 gene encoding 3'-5' RNA helicase YTHDC2 isoform X3: MLNTTSQKVARSHKTSRSAQHGPKEIHIDEEVKISVNLSLERFCYSEQKEMQFPSSLSSTERAFIHRMAQSLGYISKSQGKGSNRFLTIRKKDGSEKPKSTMQLVLSHNSLNSVRSLLQRFPITSKEHTDMQLNRKSVMSGGGKHAAPFDNSFDSSRASGRLNSGIPMVPERRSASELDSFWSSLPVRECQGEVLQCIRENRVVLVVGETGCGKTTQIPQFLLDECCRNREPCRIICTQPRRLAAIAVAERVAAERGETVGQTVGYHIRLESRVSPKTLLTFCTTGVFLRTLMAGDASLTTVTHVIVDEVHERDGLTDFLLTKMRDVLQTIPSLKLILSSAALDIDLFLQYFGCCPVVHLRGRQFDVQELFLEDILRLTDFTSKAMRKCQEEITGKEKKKRLTEWCEAVENRYVGKNQSSPVSVQSHAELSSSSQDRGTSSYDELNENLSEQLEPWLQKEMDSCISNIFLNEDQDAFIQLFNLILNESVNVDYKHSETGATPLMVAAARGFLTEMEQLLSMGADTNTKASNGWTALTFAKHFQQMNAVDLLRSSIPLREVGLLDESALLQCESTELTAEDQDMLKLYHQSFDDEWVDLDLIMHLLQHIFSTTNDGAVLIFLPGYDEIVALRDRILYDNKQFSTCSESYQVFTLHSSMQTKDQKKAMKTSPPGVRKIILSTNIAETSITINDVVFVIDSGKVKEKSFDTVSHASMLKSVWISKASALQRKGRAGRCRPGICFHLFSRLRFTNMLEYQVPQLLRMPLQELCLQTKLLAPSFSTVAEFLSKAPQPPPVHAVRNAVHMLKTIGAMDQHEALTDLGYHLADLPVEPHLGKMVLCAVVLKCLDPILTIACTLAYRDPFIIPVNSSQKRAALQCRTRFSSNTFSDHMALLRAFQAWQKARTDGWEKPFCEKNFLSQGTMDMILGMRTQLLGQLRAIGFVRARGGSDIRDVNLNSENWAIVKAALVAGMYPNLVHVNPKTSLLSCKKEKKVNFHPTSALSPSQVKENGPAKGQGLPTDWLIYDEMSRGHRMASVRCCSLVTAATVAIFGGCVELNGCAVPEPAVPRQADGPLDDVSDDETGDLQEVKVDDWLVFKLDSQSAGLLLQLRQKWQNFFIKRIHSPSKPWTQEDEAIIRTLVSVLTAEEQRAGLQQPPGIGQRPRPMSSEEGYQPSVKGSRSKAQLTSHDKTPVTSRLYQRRPQDREELSVPRAQLPGDSHFSDCFYSESSSDSPSPCSSGKVQTVTCT; encoded by the exons ATGCTGAATACGACCTCACAGAAAGTAGCCAGGAGCCACAAGACATCACGCTCTGCTCAACATGGCCCCAAGGAAATTCATATAGATGAAGAAGTCAAGATATCAGTAAACCTCTCTCTGGAGAGGTTCTGCTACAGCGAGCAAAAAG AAATGCAGTTCCCCTCCTCCTTATCCAGCACTGAGAGGGCTTTCATTCACCGAATGGCACAGTCTCTGGGTTACATTTCTAAGAGCCAAGG GAAGGGATCAAATCGCTTTCTCACCATTAGGAAGAAAGACGGCTCAGAGAAACCCAAGTCCACCATGCAGCTTGTACTCTCCCACAACTCCCTAAATTCTGTCCGCAGCTTGCTTCAGAGGTTTCCCATCACCAGTAAGGagcacacagacatgcagctcAACAGGAAAAGTGTCATGTCTGGAGGTGGAAAACATG CTGCACCCTTCGATAACAGCTTTGACAGCAGTAGGGCGAGTGGGCGCCTAAACAGTGGCATCCCCATGGTGCCCGAGAGGAGGAGTGCGTCAGAACTGGACAGCTTCTGGTCCTCCCTGCCAGTCCGCGAGTGCCAGGGGGAGGTCCTCCAGTGCATTCGAGAAAACAgagtggtgctggtggtgggagAGACCGGTTGTGGAAAAACTACACAG ATCCCACAGTTCCTACTTGATGAGTGCTGCAGAAATAGAGAGCCCTGCAGAATCATCTGCACTCAGCCAAGACGCCTGGCGGCCATAGCTGTGGCTGAGAGGGTGGCAGCAGAAAGAGGGGAGACTGTGGGTCAGACTGTGGGCTATCACATCCGACTGGAGAGCAG GGTCTCTCCAAAAACTCTGCTGACCTTCTGCACCACTGGAGTCTTCCTTAGAACCTTGATGGCTGGAGATGCTAGCCTGACAACGGTCACACATGTGATTGTg GATGAGGTGCATGAGCGTGATGGTTTGACCGACTTCCTGCTCACTAAGATGAGGGATGTTCTTCAGACGATCCCTTCACTGAAGCTGATCCTGTCCAGTGCAGCTCTAGACATCGACCTGTTCCTTCAGTACTTTGGCTGCTGCCCCGTTGTGCATC TCAGAGGAAGACAGTTTGACGTGCAGGAGCTCTTCCTGGAGGACATTTTGAGGTTAACAGACTTTACCAGTAAAGCCATGAGGAAGTGCCAGGAAGAGATAACAGGAA aggagaagaagaaacgtCTGACTGAGTGGTGTGAGGCCGTGGAGAACCGGTATGTTGGGAAGAACCAAAGCAGCCCCGTGTCCGTCCAATCCCATGCTGAActgtccagcagctcccaggACAGAGGAACGAGCAGCTACGATGAGCTG AATGAAAACCTCTCCGAACAGCTGGAGCCGTGGCTGCAGAAGGAAATGGACTCATGCATTTCTAATATTTTCCTTAATGAAGATCAGGATGCGTTTATTCAGCTTTTCAACCTGATACTTAATGAAAGCGTTAACG TGGACTATAAGCACAGTGAGACCGGGGCCACTCCTCTGATGGTGGCAGCAGCTCGAGGCTTCCTTACAGAAATGGAGCAACTGCTTAGCATGGGAGCTGACACCAACACCAAGGCCTCCAATGGATG GACGGCCTTGACATTTGCCAAACATTTCCAGCAGATGAACGCTGTGGATCTTCTCCGATCATCCAT TCCCCTGAGAGAAGTTGGTCTCCTGGACGAGTCTGCTCTGCTACAGTGTGAGAGCACAGAGCTGACGGCTGAAGACCAGGACATGCTCAAACTGTATCATCAAAGCTTTGACGATGAGTGGGTGGACCTGGACCTCATCATGCATCTGCTGCAACACATCTTCTCCACCACCAACGACG GTGCTGTCCTGATTTTTCTCCCTGGATATGATGAAATAGTGGCACTTAGAGACCGCATCTTGTACGATAATAAGCAATTCTCCACCTGTTCTGAAAG CTACCAGGTGTTCACTCTACATTCAAGCATGCAGACCAAGGATCAGAAGAAAGCCATGAAGACCTCTCCACCCGGTGTCAGGAAGATA ATTTTATCTACCAACATTGCTGAAACCAGCATCACCATCAATGATGTGGTCTTTGTTATTGACTCAGGGAAGGTTAAGGAG AAATCCTTTGATACGGTCAGTCACGCATCTATGTTGAAGAGTGTTTGGATCTCAAAAGCAAGTGCCCTGCAAAGGAAGGGACG GGCGGGACGCTGCAGACCAGGTATCTGCTTCCACCTCTTCAGTCGGCTCAGGTTCACCAACATGCTGGAATACCAGGTCCCACAGCTTCTGCGGATGCCGCTACAG GAGCTCTGTCTGCAGACCAAACTGCTGGCTCCCTCCTTCTCTACAGTGGCAGAATTTCTGTCCAAAgcgcctcagcctcctcctgtgcACGCCGTCAGGAACGCTGTGCACATGCTGAAG ACCATAGGTGCTATGGACCAGCATGAAGCCCTGACCGATCTGGGCTACCACTTAGCGGATCTGCCAGTAGAGCCTCATCTAGGCAAGATGgtgctttgtgctgttgtgctCAAGTGTCTGGACCCTATTCTCACTATTGCCTGTACGCTGGCCTATCGAGACCCCTTCATCATTCCTGTCAACAGCTCTCAAAAACGAGCTGCTCTGCAGTGTCGCACACGCTTCTCGTCCAACACTTTCAGTGACCACATGGCCCTGTTGAGAGCCTTCCAG GCCTGGCAGAAGGCCCGCACTGACGGCTGGGAGAAACCTTTCTGTGAGAAGAACTTTCTGTCCCAAGGCACCATGGACATGATACTTGGCATGAGGACACAGCTGCTGGGACAGCTCCGTGCTATCG GTTTTGTGAGAGCTCGTGGAGGGAGCGACATCCGTGACGTGAACCTGAACTCGGAGAACTGGGCTATCGTTAAGGCGGCCCTGGTGGCTGGCATGTATCCTAATCTGGTCCATGTCAACCCAAAGACCTCCCTGTTGTCCtgtaagaaagaaaagaaggtcAACTTTCACCCCACGTCTGCCCTGAGCCCGTCCCAAGTTAAAGAG AACGGCCCAGCGAAGGGGCAGGGCCTTCCCACAGACTGGCTGATCTACGATGAAATGAGCCGCGGCCACAGGATGGCCAGTGTCCGCTGCTGCTCCTTGGTGACTGCCGCCACCGTGGCCATATTTGGAGGATGCGTCGAGCTAAACGGCTGTGCTGTGCCAGAGCCTGCTGTTCCAAGACAAGCTG ACGGTCCACTGGATGACGTCAGTGACGATGAGACTGGGGACCTACAGGAGGTCAAGGTAGATGACTGGCTTGTCTTCAAACTGGATTCACAG TCTGCAGGGCTTCTGCTTCAACTGAGGCAAAAGTGGCAAAACTTTTTCATCAAGAGAATCCATAGTCCTTCAAAGCCGTGGACTCAGGAGGACGAAGCCATCATCCGGACACTGGTTTCT GTGCTCACAGCCGAGGAACAGCGAGCCGGCCTGCAGCAGCCCCCAGGGATCGGCCAGCGGCCTCGGCccatgtcatcagaggaggGCTACCAGCCGTCAGTGAAAGGCTCCAGGAGTAAAGCCCAGCTGACCTCCCATGACAA GACGCCGGTGACCTCACGTCTGTATCAGAGGAGACCACAGGACAGAGAAGAGCTGTCAGTGCCCAGAGCTCAGCTCCCTGGTGACTCACACTTCTCTGATTGCTTCTACTCAGAAAGTTCCTCTGACAGCCCCTCTCCCTGCTCGTCAGGAAAGGTACAGACAGTAACCTGCACATGA